From Ferrimicrobium acidiphilum DSM 19497, the proteins below share one genomic window:
- a CDS encoding nicotinate phosphoribosyltransferase: MASETALFTDRYELTMLEAALHSGIASRHATFEIFGRGLAGRAYGVIAGTARIASLLNRFTFSDEDLDYLGHNSICSADTLAYLAKFRFSGSIYAYPDGELYFPFSPVLRLEATFAEGLILETLLLSALNFDSAIATAASRMVLAARGRSLIEMGTRRTNEDAAVAAARASYIAGFQATSNLAAGQRHAIPTAGTMGHAIILAHESEAAAFRAQRAVAGDATTALVDTYDTMNGIRTAIATFGPSLAAIRIDSGDPGETSRAARELLDSLAATKTQIIVSGDLDEAAILSLKDAPIDGFGIGTKLVTGSGVPTAGFVYKLVAIERGGERIPVAKQSEDKTSDGGAKTAYRRTRNRRAIDEFSLDPGASITSTSADELRQLQLPVIVQGEVVIDDDLERWRRLHQESLLELGSSEDLLSTKTPLLQCHYIGPGTLRS; encoded by the coding sequence ATGGCTAGCGAGACTGCCCTCTTCACGGACAGGTACGAACTCACCATGCTGGAAGCCGCGCTCCATAGCGGGATCGCCAGCAGGCATGCGACCTTCGAGATCTTCGGCAGAGGATTGGCGGGACGTGCCTATGGCGTGATAGCGGGTACAGCACGAATTGCCAGTCTGCTCAATCGATTCACCTTCTCCGACGAAGATCTCGACTATCTAGGTCATAACTCGATCTGCTCTGCGGACACGCTCGCATACCTCGCGAAATTCAGATTCTCGGGGTCCATCTACGCCTACCCCGATGGAGAGCTTTACTTCCCATTCTCGCCTGTTCTGCGACTTGAAGCAACTTTTGCCGAGGGGCTCATCTTGGAGACACTCCTGCTATCGGCACTCAACTTCGACTCCGCGATCGCCACCGCCGCTTCGCGCATGGTTCTCGCCGCGCGCGGCCGAAGTTTGATCGAGATGGGAACTCGACGCACAAATGAGGACGCTGCAGTGGCCGCGGCTAGGGCATCCTATATCGCTGGCTTCCAAGCGACGTCAAATCTCGCTGCTGGGCAACGGCACGCCATCCCAACAGCCGGAACCATGGGACATGCCATCATTCTGGCACACGAGAGTGAGGCGGCCGCCTTCCGAGCACAGAGGGCGGTTGCAGGAGACGCCACTACAGCCCTGGTTGATACCTACGACACGATGAACGGCATACGTACTGCGATTGCCACTTTTGGACCTTCACTGGCCGCGATCCGCATCGACTCCGGTGACCCAGGAGAGACATCAAGGGCCGCTCGAGAGCTGCTCGACTCGCTCGCGGCCACTAAAACCCAGATTATCGTCTCGGGCGATCTCGATGAGGCGGCGATTCTGTCATTAAAAGATGCCCCTATCGACGGCTTTGGCATCGGGACCAAGCTCGTCACAGGATCAGGCGTGCCCACAGCAGGTTTCGTATACAAGCTCGTCGCCATCGAACGAGGTGGAGAAAGGATCCCAGTCGCTAAGCAGTCAGAGGACAAGACCTCTGACGGAGGAGCAAAGACCGCGTATCGACGCACTCGTAACAGGCGTGCAATCGACGAATTCTCGCTCGACCCAGGAGCGTCTATCACATCTACCTCGGCCGACGAGCTACGGCAACTGCAACTCCCTGTAATTGTTCAAGGGGAGGTCGTCATCGACGACGACCTAGAACGTTGGCGGCGATTGCATCAGGAGTCACTCCTCGAACTTGGATCGAGCGAGGATCTTCTGTCAACGAAGACACCGTTGTTGCAGTGTCATTACATCGGACCGGGGACCCTGCGAAGCTAG
- a CDS encoding serine hydrolase domain-containing protein, whose translation MTIEMTSLEEAGLHRPQVDRLLRHLESYVDAGKIPGFAILVARDDAVALRHHYGMADLATQTPVSDSTIYRIYSMTKPITSTALLMLAEAGMVDLNDEVGDYIPSFKAINVLKGGSTLEPMYRPATEPVRVWHLLTHTAGLTYGFHNQTILDTLYRQHASELNLPDDLTLEELVDRYAQLGLLFDPGHGWNYSVATDVLGRLIEVISGEPLSAALETMVLQPLEMTDTTFELNVDQLERVGALYLRTEEDGMHHLGGAVPERRVFPVDMGGGGLFSTLDDYLRFTLMLMHRGSFGGVRLLGPRTVDLMTANHLPGGADVVDLCRYRPQPIDEPGVGFGLGVSVVNNPAAAKNFTIAGEFGWGGMASTNFFISPKDQLSVIFMTQLIPSSAYSFGHEIHRLLIPALTS comes from the coding sequence ATGACCATTGAGATGACCTCACTCGAAGAAGCTGGCCTTCATCGTCCTCAGGTTGATCGGCTGCTGCGGCACCTCGAGAGTTACGTCGACGCTGGAAAAATACCAGGATTCGCGATCCTTGTCGCTCGAGACGATGCCGTAGCCCTCCGTCACCACTACGGAATGGCTGACCTCGCCACCCAAACTCCAGTTAGCGACTCCACTATCTACCGAATCTACTCGATGACCAAGCCCATCACATCAACCGCGCTATTGATGCTAGCTGAGGCTGGCATGGTGGACCTCAACGACGAGGTTGGCGACTACATCCCCTCCTTTAAGGCTATAAATGTGCTCAAGGGTGGATCAACACTCGAGCCGATGTATCGTCCAGCTACTGAGCCCGTTCGAGTATGGCATCTGCTCACCCATACCGCTGGCTTGACCTACGGTTTTCACAATCAAACCATCCTCGATACGCTCTATCGTCAACATGCGTCAGAGCTAAATCTTCCCGACGACCTCACCCTTGAGGAACTCGTAGATCGCTACGCACAACTCGGACTCCTCTTCGACCCAGGGCATGGATGGAACTACTCAGTGGCCACCGATGTTCTCGGAAGGCTCATCGAGGTGATCAGTGGCGAGCCACTGTCTGCCGCTCTCGAAACGATGGTCCTTCAACCCCTTGAGATGACTGATACGACCTTCGAACTCAATGTCGACCAGCTAGAAAGGGTCGGCGCTCTTTACCTCAGAACCGAGGAGGACGGCATGCATCACCTCGGCGGCGCCGTCCCGGAACGGAGGGTGTTCCCAGTTGACATGGGTGGAGGTGGGCTCTTCTCAACACTCGACGATTACCTCCGTTTTACCCTCATGTTGATGCATAGAGGATCGTTCGGCGGGGTTAGGCTGCTTGGACCGCGCACCGTCGACCTCATGACGGCCAACCACCTACCCGGAGGTGCCGATGTAGTGGACCTCTGTAGATATCGCCCACAACCCATCGACGAACCGGGTGTAGGCTTCGGTCTTGGCGTCTCGGTTGTGAACAACCCTGCAGCTGCCAAGAACTTCACAATCGCTGGCGAATTCGGTTGGGGCGGCATGGCGAGCACCAACTTCTTCATCTCTCCGAAAGACCAACTCAGCGTGATCTTTATGACACAGTTAATCCCGTCAAGCGCCTACTCCTTTGGGCACGAAATTCATCGACTGTTGATACCTGCGCTGACGAGCTAG
- a CDS encoding winged helix-turn-helix domain-containing protein, whose amino-acid sequence MQSYDDAWASCHESIPTESIPTESIPTESIPTRALADVGAIKALTHPLRLGLIDLLGQYESITAAEAARMLDSTAAKCSFHLRQLAKYDFVEPVEVPSRRERPWRLKYLGITIADEVGETTAGFNALAEQMVNTIVERFRAYRRFVSQLSADWREVSGLHEGIGWLTISELRELDTSFDFFASLAAARTHGYEEIPEGARRVDIAKFVSPLDPPDRG is encoded by the coding sequence ATGCAAAGCTATGACGACGCGTGGGCAAGTTGCCATGAGTCGATCCCTACAGAGTCGATCCCTACAGAGTCGATCCCTACAGAGTCGATCCCCACAAGGGCGTTGGCTGATGTCGGCGCCATCAAGGCGCTTACTCATCCACTGCGTCTGGGGCTTATAGACCTATTGGGTCAGTATGAGAGCATCACCGCTGCCGAGGCGGCTCGCATGTTGGATAGTACTGCCGCTAAGTGCTCCTTCCATCTGAGACAACTTGCCAAGTATGATTTCGTGGAGCCGGTTGAGGTCCCGAGTCGGCGTGAGCGTCCTTGGAGGCTCAAATACCTAGGGATCACCATCGCCGATGAGGTTGGCGAGACGACGGCTGGATTTAATGCGCTCGCCGAACAGATGGTCAATACTATCGTGGAGCGTTTCCGCGCCTACAGGCGTTTTGTGAGTCAACTGAGTGCTGACTGGCGCGAAGTCAGTGGTCTACACGAGGGGATCGGGTGGCTAACCATCAGCGAGCTGCGCGAACTCGATACTTCGTTCGACTTCTTTGCCTCATTGGCGGCAGCTCGCACGCATGGCTATGAGGAGATTCCAGAGGGTGCGCGTCGCGTTGACATCGCCAAGTTCGTCTCACCACTCGACCCTCCTGACCGAGGATGA
- a CDS encoding glutamate decarboxylase, producing the protein MTRLSGDHDVEEMSEGIRINPVYADGADHEIPKYQIPAVGMSAATAYQMISDEIDLDGSARLNLATFVTTWMEPEADQLYLEAADKNIVDKDEYPQTAAIEDRCIAMIGDLWHAPDPSNVIGTSTTGSSEACMLAGLALKRRWMAKRRAEGKDLERPNIVFSSSVQVVWEKFANYFEVEPRYVPISHDAPYLTPGGVLDVVDERTIGVVPILGVTYTGIYEPIADICRALDDLASHTDLDIPVHVDAASGGFVAPFLQPELVWDFSLDRVHSINTSGHKYGLVYPGLGWVLWRAKDLLPEELIFKVSYLGGEMPTFGLNFSRPGAQVLLQYYNLIRLGFEGYTRVQRETQQTASLIAAGLDELPSMEVIARGDALPVVAWTKTADSNPNWNLHHLSSKLRERGWQVPVYPMPDNLSDELIMRAVLRNGFRSDLAALFVDDLKRAVEELEDLDAPMPTSQRAAGFHH; encoded by the coding sequence ATGACCCGACTAAGCGGCGACCATGATGTTGAGGAGATGTCCGAAGGAATACGGATAAATCCCGTCTATGCCGACGGAGCTGATCACGAGATACCGAAATACCAGATTCCGGCGGTAGGGATGAGCGCTGCAACAGCCTACCAGATGATCAGCGACGAGATCGATCTTGACGGTTCGGCACGCCTGAATCTAGCGACCTTCGTCACCACCTGGATGGAGCCGGAGGCGGACCAGCTCTACTTGGAGGCGGCCGATAAGAACATCGTGGATAAAGACGAGTATCCCCAGACTGCCGCTATCGAGGATCGTTGTATCGCCATGATTGGTGATCTATGGCATGCGCCGGACCCGTCGAATGTGATTGGAACCTCGACGACCGGCTCATCAGAGGCGTGTATGTTGGCGGGATTGGCGCTGAAGCGGAGGTGGATGGCTAAGCGGCGTGCTGAGGGCAAGGATCTTGAACGTCCCAATATAGTCTTTAGCTCATCCGTCCAGGTGGTGTGGGAGAAGTTCGCTAATTACTTCGAGGTAGAGCCGCGTTATGTTCCTATCAGTCACGATGCTCCCTACCTCACCCCTGGTGGAGTTCTAGATGTGGTCGATGAACGGACGATCGGTGTAGTTCCTATCCTTGGGGTTACATACACAGGTATCTACGAGCCAATTGCTGATATATGTCGTGCACTCGACGATCTCGCTTCCCACACAGATCTCGATATTCCGGTCCACGTAGATGCAGCCTCTGGTGGGTTCGTTGCCCCCTTTCTCCAGCCCGAGCTGGTCTGGGATTTCTCACTCGACCGGGTGCACTCGATCAATACCTCGGGCCACAAGTATGGACTAGTGTATCCTGGCCTCGGGTGGGTGCTCTGGCGAGCGAAGGATCTACTCCCCGAGGAGTTGATCTTTAAGGTCTCCTACCTGGGTGGTGAGATGCCAACGTTTGGTCTCAACTTCTCACGCCCTGGTGCGCAAGTCTTGCTTCAGTACTACAACTTGATACGATTGGGTTTCGAGGGTTACACAAGGGTTCAGCGAGAGACCCAGCAGACCGCATCTCTGATCGCAGCTGGTCTGGATGAGCTGCCATCGATGGAGGTGATCGCGCGTGGTGATGCACTGCCGGTTGTCGCATGGACAAAGACTGCCGATTCGAATCCAAACTGGAATCTTCACCACCTCTCCTCTAAACTGCGTGAACGCGGCTGGCAGGTTCCGGTCTACCCGATGCCGGACAACCTCTCCGATGAGCTAATTATGCGAGCTGTTTTGCGCAACGGTTTTCGTAGCGATCTTGCAGCGCTATTCGTTGATGATTTAAAGCGAGCAGTTGAGGAACTAGAGGATCTCGATGCGCCGATGCCGACCTCCCAAAGGGCTGCTGGCTTTCACCATTAA
- a CDS encoding serine hydrolase domain-containing protein, which yields MGKAVEQYLGPDEVLSYGVFGSRGLDVVYRSPGSEVYPWASVSKLVAALAVHVAIEDGSLQRTSRVGDFELSVEDLLSHASGLETGAVGEPRLLAPQHVEPSRPPHERRIYSNIGYELLGRSLEGSSGIRYQDYAIEAVLQPAGMTGAGFVSRSTGVTITAQEVTGAAFGLQGTLADLIGLAAALCFEVVVSLESLVAIRTVFLPELSGVLPGFGHQSPNSWGLGAEVRDHKSAHWMGALVSAESFGHFGQSGSFLWIDPIQQCFAVFAGLKPFGAWAKERWPNLNDAIVRELRS from the coding sequence ATGGGCAAAGCAGTTGAGCAATACCTTGGGCCAGATGAGGTGCTATCCTACGGCGTTTTTGGGTCTCGAGGCTTGGATGTAGTGTATCGTAGCCCAGGGTCAGAGGTTTACCCGTGGGCTTCAGTGTCGAAACTGGTAGCTGCACTCGCGGTACACGTGGCTATTGAAGATGGCTCCTTGCAACGGACATCACGAGTCGGTGACTTCGAGCTATCGGTAGAGGATCTGCTTTCGCATGCCTCTGGGCTCGAAACCGGTGCGGTCGGGGAGCCGAGACTTCTTGCCCCGCAACATGTTGAACCATCCCGTCCTCCGCATGAGAGAAGGATCTATTCCAATATAGGCTACGAACTGTTGGGACGTAGCCTTGAGGGATCGTCTGGAATCCGGTATCAAGACTACGCGATAGAGGCGGTGCTGCAGCCAGCTGGGATGACCGGAGCAGGTTTCGTATCGAGGTCAACTGGAGTCACGATCACTGCGCAGGAGGTGACCGGAGCCGCGTTTGGACTCCAAGGGACGTTAGCTGATCTCATTGGTTTGGCTGCGGCGTTGTGTTTCGAGGTGGTGGTCTCTTTGGAGTCACTGGTCGCTATCAGGACCGTTTTCCTGCCGGAGTTGTCGGGTGTCCTTCCGGGCTTTGGACACCAGAGCCCAAACTCTTGGGGTCTCGGAGCAGAGGTGCGCGACCACAAGTCTGCACACTGGATGGGGGCACTGGTGTCGGCTGAAAGCTTTGGCCATTTTGGACAGAGTGGATCGTTTCTGTGGATTGACCCGATTCAGCAGTGTTTCGCGGTCTTTGCAGGATTGAAGCCCTTCGGAGCGTGGGCAAAGGAGCGGTGGCCGAACTTAAATGATGCCATCGTTCGCGAGCTCAGATCGTAA
- the trxA gene encoding thioredoxin, which yields MTTRNLTALDFNETIEGNGIVLVDFWAAWCGPCRAFAPIYDELSAEHPDIVFGKVDTEAQPELAQAFQIMSIPTLMAFRDQVLLYAQPGALPRQALAEIISQVEALDMDEVRRQIAEQEAAVK from the coding sequence ATGACAACTCGAAACTTAACAGCACTGGACTTCAACGAGACTATCGAAGGCAATGGAATCGTCCTAGTCGACTTCTGGGCAGCATGGTGTGGACCATGTAGGGCCTTTGCGCCAATTTACGATGAGCTGTCTGCGGAGCATCCTGATATTGTCTTTGGGAAGGTCGATACTGAAGCACAACCTGAGCTAGCGCAGGCGTTCCAGATTATGTCGATTCCCACCCTGATGGCCTTTCGCGATCAGGTGCTCCTGTATGCACAGCCAGGTGCGCTGCCGCGGCAGGCGCTAGCGGAGATCATCTCGCAAGTCGAGGCACTTGACATGGATGAGGTTCGTCGTCAAATTGCAGAACAAGAGGCGGCGGTCAAGTAG
- a CDS encoding DUF501 domain-containing protein translates to MDAGAPEGSWTPSADDRSWVEQQLGRGAKIPFRAARRSSDGRPIVIELAAFDQEGTPQSNWFWLVDRQLVAAVSRLESVGGVRLAASAVDAAALDLANRSYRSGRPELAHMQGRGVGGARAGVKCLHAHVAFYLAGGFTPVGVWAIARLYWSDRPLLEALVGETLCES, encoded by the coding sequence GTGGACGCCGGAGCGCCTGAGGGAAGCTGGACGCCAAGCGCAGATGACCGTAGCTGGGTAGAGCAGCAACTTGGTCGTGGGGCGAAGATTCCATTTCGCGCCGCACGGAGGTCGTCGGATGGTCGTCCGATTGTTATCGAACTGGCGGCGTTCGACCAAGAGGGTACCCCCCAGTCAAATTGGTTTTGGCTAGTTGACCGACAGCTCGTGGCGGCGGTCTCTCGACTCGAATCCGTTGGTGGTGTACGTCTCGCCGCATCGGCTGTTGATGCCGCAGCATTAGATCTTGCAAATCGGAGCTATCGTAGCGGGCGCCCCGAGTTGGCCCACATGCAGGGCAGAGGCGTAGGTGGTGCTCGAGCTGGTGTAAAGTGTCTCCATGCGCATGTCGCCTTCTACCTGGCTGGTGGCTTTACTCCGGTAGGAGTTTGGGCTATCGCGAGGCTATATTGGTCAGATCGACCACTCTTGGAGGCTCTGGTTGGAGAGACGCTATGCGAGTCATGA
- a CDS encoding SRPBCC family protein translates to MEIVNEFTVPVGVDQAWEILTDLERIAPCLPGASLSSVEGDEHKGSVKIKVGPITANYAGVARFESKDVDKRIAVLRAEGRETKGQGNASAVVTARLIPDGDSTRVTVDVDLTIAGRVAQFGRGVLGEVSEKLMGEFATRLAELIGQSGSSEPAESETSEPSAAAEATESRAEEPAELNAMRVLAKPIAKRLAPVAAVLIVVAVLVRRRGRRSA, encoded by the coding sequence ATGGAGATTGTAAACGAATTCACAGTGCCGGTTGGTGTCGATCAAGCCTGGGAGATCTTGACTGATCTCGAGCGTATCGCTCCGTGTCTTCCAGGGGCATCACTCTCCTCGGTCGAAGGCGATGAGCACAAGGGATCCGTCAAGATTAAGGTCGGTCCTATCACGGCAAACTATGCAGGTGTTGCGCGCTTTGAGTCGAAGGACGTTGACAAACGGATTGCGGTCCTGAGGGCTGAAGGGCGTGAGACCAAGGGCCAAGGTAACGCGAGCGCTGTCGTTACGGCACGCCTTATTCCTGATGGCGACAGTACACGAGTCACAGTCGACGTGGACCTGACGATCGCTGGGCGCGTGGCGCAATTTGGTCGTGGAGTCCTTGGTGAGGTATCTGAAAAGCTGATGGGCGAGTTCGCCACTAGGTTGGCAGAACTGATCGGACAGAGTGGATCCTCTGAGCCTGCCGAATCAGAGACTTCTGAACCCAGTGCTGCTGCGGAGGCGACGGAGTCTCGTGCAGAGGAACCGGCAGAGCTCAATGCCATGCGCGTACTGGCCAAGCCGATAGCAAAACGGCTTGCACCTGTCGCTGCTGTTTTGATCGTCGTAGCAGTCTTGGTTCGTAGGCGTGGACGCCGGAGCGCCTGA
- a CDS encoding nucleotidyltransferase family protein, translating into MDEELASTGLVVLAAGFGSRFDSSTHKLLENLNGRPIVSWVLEAAASVEAGAHFVVTQDSNLSSLLPAKFIELRNPSPQDGLASSLALAVDAASAMGLWAVTVGLGDQPLVPAEAWNAVTSTKTGGVAIATYAGVRGNPVKIASSVFGLLERRGDVGARAIFHRVEAVEVPCSGDPFDVDTREDLEQLRAIERN; encoded by the coding sequence ATGGATGAAGAACTCGCCTCCACCGGCCTGGTAGTGCTGGCTGCCGGCTTCGGGAGTCGGTTTGATTCGTCGACGCATAAGCTGTTGGAAAATTTGAACGGTCGCCCCATAGTTAGCTGGGTGCTGGAAGCCGCAGCCAGCGTCGAAGCAGGAGCGCACTTTGTCGTCACTCAAGACTCGAACCTTAGCTCGCTGTTGCCGGCTAAATTCATCGAACTCCGAAATCCGAGCCCCCAAGACGGTCTTGCAAGCTCATTGGCACTCGCCGTGGATGCGGCAAGTGCCATGGGTCTTTGGGCGGTTACGGTTGGCCTCGGAGATCAGCCACTGGTGCCGGCTGAAGCATGGAACGCGGTGACGAGCACTAAGACCGGTGGGGTAGCAATTGCTACCTATGCTGGCGTCAGGGGGAACCCTGTTAAGATAGCATCATCGGTCTTCGGGCTGTTAGAGCGTCGTGGTGATGTCGGTGCCAGAGCGATTTTCCACCGAGTCGAGGCGGTAGAGGTCCCTTGTTCGGGAGATCCCTTTGATGTTGATACTCGTGAGGATCTTGAGCAGCTGCGAGCCATAGAGAGGAATTGA
- a CDS encoding XdhC family protein translates to MIDVIERVLAWRAQGKRCALATVVAVEGSGPREPGALMAVSEDGEVAGSVSGGCVEGAVVAEALQRLDAPEPVLRTFGILGSTTPREATTLAFGFSDDQAVAVGLTCGGTFHILVQPELPNYLDRLAEALREETPFAIATVYAVNEDPGSYFADENSDVPVPAVGSSLLVLGDGEVVGSLGNPDLDRVVARDAVGVLRQGQGTRREYGRKGQSRSREVAVVMAVSVEPPKMLIFGAVDFSDALAQAAKLLGYHVVVVDARSVFATKERFPKADEVVVSWPNDYLFECGATLDERDSICILTHDPKFDVPAIEASLATKAGYIGVMGSRRTQEDRMMRLAADGVSIEEVRNRVSGPIGLDLGARTPQETAISILAEIIARRERRMAGPLSETQGPIHTEGVMTW, encoded by the coding sequence ATGATCGATGTAATCGAGCGAGTGTTAGCGTGGAGGGCGCAAGGGAAGCGATGCGCGCTAGCGACCGTGGTCGCAGTCGAAGGGTCTGGCCCCCGTGAACCAGGCGCCCTGATGGCAGTGAGCGAAGACGGTGAGGTCGCAGGATCCGTCTCCGGTGGGTGCGTGGAAGGAGCGGTTGTTGCTGAGGCGCTGCAGAGGCTTGACGCTCCTGAGCCGGTGTTGCGAACCTTTGGAATACTTGGTAGCACAACGCCCAGGGAGGCCACGACCTTGGCCTTCGGCTTCTCAGATGACCAAGCTGTAGCGGTCGGCCTGACCTGCGGTGGCACCTTTCACATTCTGGTGCAGCCGGAGTTGCCAAACTACCTTGATCGACTGGCTGAGGCGCTTCGAGAGGAGACTCCATTTGCTATCGCCACTGTTTATGCGGTCAATGAGGATCCGGGTTCGTATTTCGCCGATGAGAACAGCGATGTGCCGGTTCCAGCTGTCGGCTCCTCGCTTCTTGTTCTCGGAGATGGAGAGGTTGTGGGGAGTCTTGGCAATCCCGACCTCGATCGTGTCGTCGCCAGAGATGCGGTGGGGGTTCTTAGGCAGGGGCAGGGTACGAGACGCGAGTATGGCAGGAAGGGACAGTCGCGCTCGCGCGAGGTAGCGGTCGTGATGGCGGTCTCTGTTGAGCCTCCGAAGATGTTGATCTTTGGTGCAGTGGACTTTAGCGATGCGCTTGCCCAAGCAGCAAAACTGCTTGGCTACCATGTGGTCGTGGTCGATGCCCGATCAGTCTTCGCCACGAAGGAGCGATTCCCAAAGGCTGACGAGGTCGTGGTTTCATGGCCAAACGACTACCTATTCGAGTGTGGCGCGACCCTTGATGAGCGTGATTCGATCTGCATCCTCACTCACGACCCAAAGTTCGATGTTCCAGCTATCGAGGCCTCGTTGGCGACTAAGGCTGGCTATATCGGTGTTATGGGCTCGAGGCGCACCCAGGAGGATAGGATGATGCGACTTGCGGCTGATGGCGTCTCGATCGAGGAGGTACGAAACCGAGTCTCAGGTCCGATTGGACTCGATCTTGGGGCGAGAACGCCTCAGGAGACGGCAATCTCGATTTTGGCGGAGATCATCGCACGACGGGAGCGTCGTATGGCTGGTCCGCTTTCAGAGACCCAGGGACCAATCCATACTGAAGGAGTGATGACCTGGTGA
- a CDS encoding vWA domain-containing protein, translating into MKPEELITGFVELLRVRGLRVPVSSSQDLLGALAVVGIDDQERVRECARATLVKSQKDNELFDNVFREYFFGQHPDEEVPRQVTVGFDSQDAPEAEQDDDGQMQRVVRYSAVERLRSADLRSLEAAERREALRLIERFRFSPPLRRSYRFVKSRSVQRLDLSHTLRLSVATSGEPIRRRFLSKGLRSRRLLFLVDISGSMHAYAEGLLHFAWAARRALGDVHVFTLGTRLHNVSRALDVSDPDRAMAQVSSLIDDFAGGTRLGASLETFNIEHGARGVARGAIVVVFSDGWDRGDPQVMEEAMGRLSRLAKSILWVNPLAAATDYAPLARGMATALPYIDAFLPGESVRSFEHLARVICSEGELQ; encoded by the coding sequence ATGAAGCCTGAGGAGTTGATAACCGGTTTTGTCGAGCTCTTGAGGGTGCGTGGGCTCCGCGTACCGGTCTCTAGCTCTCAAGATCTCCTCGGTGCACTGGCTGTCGTTGGTATCGACGACCAGGAGCGAGTGCGCGAGTGTGCTCGGGCGACCCTGGTGAAATCCCAGAAAGACAACGAACTCTTTGACAACGTGTTCCGTGAGTATTTCTTTGGCCAACATCCTGATGAGGAGGTTCCTCGGCAGGTTACCGTGGGTTTTGACTCCCAAGATGCACCTGAGGCTGAACAGGATGATGATGGTCAGATGCAGCGTGTGGTTCGCTATTCGGCCGTTGAACGTCTACGGTCGGCTGACTTGCGCTCGCTGGAGGCTGCTGAACGACGTGAAGCCCTTCGCTTGATTGAGCGTTTTCGATTCTCGCCTCCACTCCGGAGGAGCTACCGCTTCGTGAAGAGCCGCAGCGTGCAGCGGTTAGACCTATCGCATACCCTGCGGCTTTCGGTTGCTACTAGTGGAGAGCCGATCCGGAGACGGTTTCTAAGCAAAGGTCTGCGCTCTCGTCGGTTGCTCTTTCTGGTTGATATTTCAGGCTCCATGCACGCTTACGCTGAGGGACTCCTGCACTTTGCGTGGGCAGCCCGACGAGCTTTAGGCGATGTTCATGTCTTCACGCTTGGAACGCGTCTTCATAACGTCTCGAGAGCACTTGATGTGAGTGATCCTGATCGAGCGATGGCACAGGTTTCGTCACTGATTGACGATTTCGCTGGCGGCACCCGACTGGGAGCTTCCTTGGAGACGTTCAACATTGAACATGGGGCCCGGGGGGTGGCGCGTGGTGCGATCGTGGTAGTGTTCTCCGATGGTTGGGATCGTGGCGATCCGCAGGTTATGGAGGAGGCGATGGGGCGACTGTCGCGCTTGGCCAAGAGCATTCTGTGGGTGAATCCGTTGGCCGCCGCCACCGACTATGCACCCTTGGCTCGTGGCATGGCTACCGCGCTGCCCTATATCGACGCGTTTCTGCCCGGAGAGAGCGTGCGATCCTTTGAACATCTCGCGAGGGTAATCTGTAGTGAAGGAGAGCTTCAATGA